A region from the Aegilops tauschii subsp. strangulata cultivar AL8/78 chromosome 5, Aet v6.0, whole genome shotgun sequence genome encodes:
- the LOC109754356 gene encoding FAD synthetase, chloroplastic isoform X2, producing the protein MERGGTAALACTFRSSSPASHCSPLLRPRRRSPAAAGAPRFLPPTGRRFSQNRFVDTSKGLKRYSLTTFSPFGRLAVSLNDADLVKDKMLIDCGEEQDCVLDGIVALGKFDALHIGHRELAMHASKSGNPFLLSFVGMAEVLGWEYRPPIVAHCDRKRVLSSWAPYCRNVVPLEYQVEFSKVRYLTPRQFVERLSTDLRIKGVVAGENYRFGYKASGDAAELVKLCEEFGLSAFIVRSVMDTAKGSYNGAIPTVNSSDKGQVSSSRVRQALSVGDIEYVSKLLGRKHRLVLTVSEYSIKERKNIIVPKSCMVNMPPADGFYENCELFNGGYLGLCRVAINTETIDIEMKDESSLSPDTFQEVKQVGIEFG; encoded by the exons ATGGAGCGGGGCGGCACCGCCGCGCTCGCCTGCACCTTCCGCTCCTCCTCTCCGGCTTCCCACTGTTCGCCTCTCCTCCGCCCCCGTAGACGCTCGCCCGCGGCCGCCGGGGCTCCTCGCTTCCTCCCGCCGACCGGCCGGCGCTTCAG TCAAAATAGGTTTGTAGACACAAGCAAGGGGCTTAAGCGGTACTCATTGACGACATTCAGCCCATTTGGGCGCCTAGCGGTTAGTCTGAACGATGCAGATTTAGTAAAAGATAAGATGCTAATTGATTGTGGAGAAGAGCAAGACTGTGTGCTTG ATGGGATAGTCGCCTTGGGAAAATTTGATGCCCTTCACATTGGCCACCGGGAACTAGCCATGCATGCTTCTAAATCAGGAAatccttttcttctttcttttgttggAATGGCTGAAGTTCTTGGCTGGGAGTATAG gcctCCCATAGTTGCTCATTGTGATCGGAAGCGAGTCCTTTCGTCTTGGGCTCCATATTGTCGAAATGTGGTGCCTCTTGAATATCAAGTTGAGTTTTCAAAGGTCAGGTACCTAACTCCGCGCCAGTTTGTTGAGAGGTTATCAACGGATCTTAGAATAAAAGGTGTTGTAGCAG GTGAAAACTACAGATTCGGGTACAAAGCATCTGGCGATGCAGCTGAGTTAGTGAAACTGTGTGAGGAATTCGGTTTAAGTGCATTTATTGTACGGTCTGTCATGGACACCGCAAAGGGATCTTATAATGGAGCAATACCCACCGTGAATTCAAGCGATAAAGGACAGGTGTCTTCTAGTCGTGTTCGCCAAGCTTTGTCGGTCGGTGACATTGAATATGTCTCCAAATTACTTGGGAGGAAACACCGCCTTGTGCTAACAGTGAGTGAGTACTCCATTAAGGAACGGAAAAACATTATAGTCCCGAAATCTTGCATGGTTAACATGCCACCAGCCGACGGGTTCTACGAGAATTGTGAGCTCTTCAATGGAGGGTATCTTGGACTATGCAGGGTGGCCATTAACACAGAGACCATTGATATCGAGATGAAAGATGAGAGCAGTTTGTCACCAGACACTTTTCAAGAGGTTAAACAAGTAGGTATTGAGTTCGGGTGA
- the LOC141022378 gene encoding chaperone protein dnaJ 20, chloroplastic-like yields the protein MNTASSSSATLRCAGKPASFGAGFGRRSGHCNCRVKAAAAASAGVRSPSRGDYYKVLSLDHSADVGAEEVKRAYRRLALQYHPDVCPPSRRAESTELFVELQRAYETLSDPATRVQYDAELRTGRAPTRPTADGFARDVWEAQLSVLRARSERRQNGSRCSGRRF from the coding sequence ATGAACACCGCCAGCTCCAGTTCCGCCACACTGAGGTGCGCGGGCAAGCCTGCTAGCTTCGGCGCCGGCTTTGGCCGGAGGAGCGGCCACTGCAACTGCAGGgtgaaggcggcggcggccgcgagcGCGGGTGTCCGCTCGCCGAGCAGGGGCGACTACTACAAGGTGCTGTCCCTGGACCACTCGGCGGACGTGGGCGCGGAGGAGGTCAAGCGCGCGTACCGCCGGCTGGCGCTGCAGTACCACCCGGACGtgtgcccgccgtcgcgccgggcCGAGTCCACGGAGCTCTTCGTCGAGCTCCAGCGCGCCTACGAGACGCTGTCCGACCCTGCCACGAGGGTACAGTACGACGCTGAGCTGAGGACGGGCCGGGCGCCGACGAGGCCGACGGCAGATGGGTTCGCGAGGGATGTGTGGGAGGCGCAGCTGTCCGTGCTGCGGGCAAGGTCCGAACGGCGGCAGAATGGCAGCAGGTGCAGCGGCCGCCGATTCTAG
- the LOC109754356 gene encoding FAD synthetase, chloroplastic isoform X1: MERGGTAALACTFRSSSPASHCSPLLRPRRRSPAAAGAPRFLPPTGRRFSYCSQNRFVDTSKGLKRYSLTTFSPFGRLAVSLNDADLVKDKMLIDCGEEQDCVLDGIVALGKFDALHIGHRELAMHASKSGNPFLLSFVGMAEVLGWEYRPPIVAHCDRKRVLSSWAPYCRNVVPLEYQVEFSKVRYLTPRQFVERLSTDLRIKGVVAGENYRFGYKASGDAAELVKLCEEFGLSAFIVRSVMDTAKGSYNGAIPTVNSSDKGQVSSSRVRQALSVGDIEYVSKLLGRKHRLVLTVSEYSIKERKNIIVPKSCMVNMPPADGFYENCELFNGGYLGLCRVAINTETIDIEMKDESSLSPDTFQEVKQVGIEFG, encoded by the exons ATGGAGCGGGGCGGCACCGCCGCGCTCGCCTGCACCTTCCGCTCCTCCTCTCCGGCTTCCCACTGTTCGCCTCTCCTCCGCCCCCGTAGACGCTCGCCCGCGGCCGCCGGGGCTCCTCGCTTCCTCCCGCCGACCGGCCGGCGCTTCAG CTACTGCAGTCAAAATAGGTTTGTAGACACAAGCAAGGGGCTTAAGCGGTACTCATTGACGACATTCAGCCCATTTGGGCGCCTAGCGGTTAGTCTGAACGATGCAGATTTAGTAAAAGATAAGATGCTAATTGATTGTGGAGAAGAGCAAGACTGTGTGCTTG ATGGGATAGTCGCCTTGGGAAAATTTGATGCCCTTCACATTGGCCACCGGGAACTAGCCATGCATGCTTCTAAATCAGGAAatccttttcttctttcttttgttggAATGGCTGAAGTTCTTGGCTGGGAGTATAG gcctCCCATAGTTGCTCATTGTGATCGGAAGCGAGTCCTTTCGTCTTGGGCTCCATATTGTCGAAATGTGGTGCCTCTTGAATATCAAGTTGAGTTTTCAAAGGTCAGGTACCTAACTCCGCGCCAGTTTGTTGAGAGGTTATCAACGGATCTTAGAATAAAAGGTGTTGTAGCAG GTGAAAACTACAGATTCGGGTACAAAGCATCTGGCGATGCAGCTGAGTTAGTGAAACTGTGTGAGGAATTCGGTTTAAGTGCATTTATTGTACGGTCTGTCATGGACACCGCAAAGGGATCTTATAATGGAGCAATACCCACCGTGAATTCAAGCGATAAAGGACAGGTGTCTTCTAGTCGTGTTCGCCAAGCTTTGTCGGTCGGTGACATTGAATATGTCTCCAAATTACTTGGGAGGAAACACCGCCTTGTGCTAACAGTGAGTGAGTACTCCATTAAGGAACGGAAAAACATTATAGTCCCGAAATCTTGCATGGTTAACATGCCACCAGCCGACGGGTTCTACGAGAATTGTGAGCTCTTCAATGGAGGGTATCTTGGACTATGCAGGGTGGCCATTAACACAGAGACCATTGATATCGAGATGAAAGATGAGAGCAGTTTGTCACCAGACACTTTTCAAGAGGTTAAACAAGTAGGTATTGAGTTCGGGTGA